The sequence below is a genomic window from Cyanobacteriota bacterium.
ATCCAAACAACCCAACTGGACTTGCTTTCAAGGAAGATGAACTCAAAGAGATTTCTAAGTTACTTGAAGACAGATATTTAATTTGCGATGAAGTGTTTTTGTTTATCTCTCAATCCCAAATCCCCTCAGCGATTAATTTCCACCCAAACACAATTGTCATTAGTGATTTGAGTAAGAGTTTTAATATGCCTGGCTTAAGACTTGGTTGGATCATTGAACGTCGTCCGTCTTCGCTTCGCTCGGGCGCGATCCAGAATCCGCTAATCAATAAATTCTCCTCTCTCAAAAACTATCTCTCGCTGCGAACCAACTCTCTCGCTGAAGCCCTCGCGCCATATGTCCTTGAGCTTGCTCCAGAGCTCTGCGCCCGCAATCGCGCACTCATTAAAAATAATATCAATATTTTATACTCCCAAGAGAGTGAGATTTTTGACTTAAGTCAAATAACAAAGGAATCTATCGAGGGGCTTTGTATTTTTCCTCGAATTAAGGATGAGGCGCTTATTGATCAATTATGGGATCAAGAACGGGTTTTTGTTGCCAAAGGGGGGAGTTTTGGTGAGAGATGGACTGATCATGCAAGAATAGGCTTAACAAACGCTTAAGTATTGACAAATTACCCCAATATTGGCTATTATCTATAGGCACAGCCTGATGAAACTTAGCTACCAACATAAACAAAGACCCAAAGAGCCGCCCTCATTAGAGGCTGTGCCGTTCTTGCTGACAAGAGAACCAAGACTCAAGTCGAAGCGCCGGCTTCTACTGATACAGAAAAAACCAACGACAATATCTTGCCAAATACTGGCGCTAGCGAAACAGCAGGACGCTGCCAAGTAGAACAAGCAACTACAGCTGGCAATATTAATCCTGTTAATTCATTAGATCCAAGTACAGACCGTAAACAACTTAGAGCAAACCCAATACAAACCTATACCTGGATGGATTTGATTAATAATGCTTTGAAAATAGACACAAGCAAAGTTGTTCAACTGGATAAAGCAGATATAATAAAACGATTTATAGAGACTGATTATCCTGAGCTACAAGATACCGAGGATCCAACAAAACTAAAAACTGTTGCGAGCATGATCATTGCATTAAATGGTCAAAGAGAGTCAATACGACAAGCTCAACCTCTTCAACTTACCGCTGGTCAAGCTACAACACTTAGAGGAGGTGTGCTTAGCGCAGCTCAAACTAAATTTGAGGATTCAGTAATACGACAAGAATTTATTGACTTTATTAATGCTAATGCTAAAGCAGAAGGTTGGAACACGATCGACATTGACAAGCTAGATCCTGAACTTCGAGCGGCGATGCTGCCTAAAGAAAAAACAAATCAAGCAACAGCAGTAGAGCAAGTCAGTGGCTACATAAAATCAAAACCTAACAGCGAAATCCATCAAATGATACAAGAAGGTGAGAAAAAAGCCTATACCGCATTAGGGCAAATTCTTCAAGAAGCAAATCTAACCCTATCAACAGCAGTAACAATAGACGAGCTTATTAACGCACATGGCTTTAAAGACGTGAAGCAACACTTTAAAGATGTGTTTCTGATGCTTCCTTACTTCCTAGCTACTAGAGGCTGGTTCCCAAATAACCCAGAACAAATACAGTTGCTACAGGATGATTACATCAATAACACTACAGAAGAAGTAAGTAATATATGGCAAGCTCTCAAAGTCTTGAAATCAATCAAGCCAGAACTTGAATTAGGAATAGTTTATAACCTGCAAGGCAATGCTGTGAAATCCAATACAAAGTCTTCTTTGTCAATATTCCATACAAAGAATGGACCCAATAGCTTTGATGAGGTAATAGTTGACTTTAACGGTGAAGACATGACTTTCTACAACACTAAAGTAGATCAAAAGACAATGAAACTCGGTAAGTTCATGAGTTTTCACTTCGATGATCAAACTAGTCTTTGGACACCAATAG
It includes:
- a CDS encoding pyridoxal phosphate-dependent aminotransferase is translated as MQTSFKLEDLYNQVEPILKQDLSSACMPAMSIEDLILIAPIEQQSHLREAISKALFETKLSYSSQFGSEQVRSKITQLYSHAPSPSSMLLTSGASEAIFLVMSTMFEAGDTIIVQQPIYQSLYQIAQDRGVKVIDWDSSSLCYDTNKPKQQGWCLSELEELIKANPQSKALVINNPNNPTGLAFKEDELKEISKLLEDRYLICDEVFLFISQSQIPSAINFHPNTIVISDLSKSFNMPGLRLGWIIERRPSSLRSGAIQNPLINKFSSLKNYLSLRTNSLAEALAPYVLELAPELCARNRALIKNNINILYSQESEIFDLSQITKESIEGLCIFPRIKDEALIDQLWDQERVFVAKGGSFGERWTDHARIGLTNA